A window of Microcystis aeruginosa FD4 contains these coding sequences:
- the psbF gene encoding cytochrome b559 subunit beta, whose amino-acid sequence MASGNPNQPISYPIFTVRWLAVHTLAVPTVFFIGAIAAMQFIQR is encoded by the coding sequence ATGGCTAGTGGTAATCCCAATCAACCCATTTCTTACCCCATTTTCACCGTTCGCTGGTTGGCAGTTCATACCTTAGCGGTTCCCACTGTCTTCTTTATCGGTGCAATTGCGGCAATGCAGTTTATTCAACGCTAG
- a CDS encoding TOMM precursor leader peptide-binding protein: MFNQLDWNPAYSIETLEPNTVFFLSERESICFQEPLYYRLVRLIDGQRNLDEIIDILQLEFLQNQEINPNNPNLFAVIINYSLAIQKAIFQLYKRGFLLEKKELLPSNLAILCHHLQVSLSQAFERLQSLKVTVKSLGSIPQQDLINILNSLQVQVADEGDLTIILTDNYLHPDLDSINQQALVSQKPWLLVNPLGNLAWIGPLFDPDKTGCWHCLAQRLRDNRPVEEFIIRQRENKISLISPLGFSSATIQTVLNMTAMEIFKWIIQGKNQRLEGIIMTYDTLNLQFQEHILVKRLNCPSCGYSLNKTPLPVVLGHRKKAFTSDGGHRFCSPEETLRTYQHLISPITGIVRELNKIPGNTLVHTYVAKHHFRGLFDDLASLRQNIGGRSAGKGRTDSQAKASGFCEAIERYSGVFQGNEIREKASYQALGDKAIHPNNCMNFSEKQYQHREEWNAKNQGWFQKVPEPFDETRIIDWTPVWSLTAQDFKYLPTGYCYYGYSQSEPLDCWADSNGCAAGNTIEEAILQGFMELVERDCVALWWYNQLVKHSVNLESFDEPYFEQLKQYYEVLNRELWVLDITSDLNIPCFAAISPIKEREVEDILLGYGAHFDPKIAISRALTEVNQILPNVLSFKEDGTTIYNPSADPLAVKWWQTARLSNQSYLVPDSKIIPKKSSDYLQLASDDLLEDVKLCQRIVESKGMEMLVLDQTRPDIGLRVAKVIIPGMRHMWKRLGAGRLYDVPVSMGWLKEALTEDELNPFPMWM; this comes from the coding sequence GTGTTCAACCAGCTTGATTGGAATCCTGCCTACTCAATTGAAACCCTAGAACCAAATACGGTATTTTTTCTATCTGAGCGAGAATCAATCTGTTTTCAAGAGCCGCTTTATTATCGTTTGGTAAGATTAATTGATGGTCAACGTAATCTTGATGAAATTATTGATATTCTTCAGTTAGAATTTTTACAAAATCAAGAAATCAATCCCAATAATCCTAATTTGTTTGCAGTTATTATTAATTATAGTCTGGCAATTCAAAAAGCGATTTTTCAGTTATATAAACGAGGGTTTTTGTTAGAAAAAAAAGAATTATTGCCGTCTAATTTAGCAATTTTATGCCATCATCTTCAGGTTTCTCTATCCCAAGCTTTTGAACGATTACAATCTCTTAAGGTTACGGTTAAAAGCCTAGGCTCAATTCCCCAGCAAGATTTGATCAATATTTTGAATTCCTTGCAAGTTCAAGTCGCAGATGAAGGAGATTTAACCATTATTTTAACCGATAATTATCTTCATCCTGATTTAGATAGTATTAATCAACAAGCTTTAGTCTCACAAAAGCCTTGGTTATTAGTTAATCCCCTGGGAAATCTAGCATGGATTGGTCCCTTATTTGATCCCGATAAAACTGGTTGTTGGCATTGTTTGGCTCAACGATTACGAGATAATCGTCCCGTGGAGGAATTTATCATTAGACAGAGAGAAAATAAGATTTCTTTAATTTCTCCTTTAGGGTTTTCTTCGGCGACAATACAGACGGTTTTAAATATGACGGCTATGGAGATTTTTAAGTGGATTATTCAAGGTAAAAATCAACGTTTAGAAGGAATAATAATGACTTATGATACTTTAAATTTACAATTTCAAGAGCATATTTTAGTTAAACGTCTGAACTGTCCTAGTTGTGGATATTCTCTAAATAAAACACCTTTACCCGTGGTTTTAGGACATCGAAAAAAGGCGTTTACCAGTGATGGGGGACATCGTTTTTGTTCTCCTGAAGAAACCCTAAGAACCTATCAACATCTTATCAGTCCTATTACGGGAATTGTGCGAGAATTAAATAAGATTCCTGGGAATACTTTAGTTCATACTTATGTAGCGAAACATCATTTTCGCGGCCTGTTTGATGATTTAGCCAGTTTACGGCAAAATATTGGAGGTAGAAGTGCGGGAAAAGGCCGTACAGATAGTCAAGCAAAAGCAAGTGGATTTTGTGAAGCTATTGAGCGCTATTCGGGAGTTTTTCAAGGGAATGAAATCAGAGAAAAAGCCAGCTATCAAGCGTTAGGAGATAAAGCTATTCATCCGAATAATTGTATGAATTTTAGTGAAAAACAATATCAACATCGAGAAGAATGGAATGCGAAGAATCAAGGATGGTTTCAAAAAGTGCCTGAACCTTTTGATGAAACTAGAATCATTGATTGGACTCCTGTATGGTCTTTAACTGCTCAAGATTTTAAGTATTTACCGACAGGATATTGTTACTATGGTTATTCTCAATCTGAACCCTTAGATTGTTGGGCAGATTCTAATGGCTGCGCCGCAGGAAATACGATAGAAGAAGCGATTTTACAAGGATTTATGGAGTTAGTGGAACGAGATTGTGTGGCCTTATGGTGGTATAATCAATTAGTTAAACATTCCGTTAATTTAGAGAGCTTTGATGAGCCATATTTTGAGCAATTAAAGCAATATTATGAGGTGTTAAATAGGGAGCTATGGGTGTTAGATATTACCAGTGATTTGAATATCCCTTGTTTTGCTGCTATTAGTCCGATAAAAGAGCGGGAAGTGGAAGATATTTTATTAGGATATGGGGCGCATTTTGACCCGAAAATTGCCATTAGTAGAGCGTTAACGGAGGTTAATCAAATCTTACCGAATGTGTTATCTTTTAAGGAAGATGGGACAACGATTTATAATCCTTCTGCGGATCCTTTGGCGGTTAAATGGTGGCAAACCGCAAGGTTAAGCAATCAATCTTATTTAGTTCCCGATAGTAAGATAATACCGAAAAAAAGCAGTGATTATTTACAATTAGCCAGTGATGATTTATTAGAAGATGTTAAATTGTGTCAGCGAATTGTTGAGTCAAAGGGGATGGAAATGTTAGTATTAGATCAGACTCGTCCCGATATTGGTTTAAGGGTAGCTAAGGTAATTATCCCCGGAATGCGTCATATGTGGAAGCGTTTAGGGGCAGGAAGATTGTATGATGTTCCTGTTAGCATGGGATGGTTAAAAGAAGCTTTAACCGAAGATGAATTAAATCCTTTTCCCATGTGGATGTAA
- a CDS encoding YCF48-related protein has product MTAANLGKKNRAVESVPSNLYRIVFINSDKGFVLGQNGVLLKYNPPSEPA; this is encoded by the coding sequence ATGACAGCGGCCAATCTTGGCAAAAAGAATCGCGCTGTGGAAAGTGTCCCCTCCAATCTCTATCGAATTGTTTTTATCAATTCCGACAAGGGTTTTGTCTTGGGACAAAATGGGGTTTTACTGAAATATAATCCCCCTAGCGAACCGGCCTAA
- a CDS encoding photosystem II reaction center protein J, whose amino-acid sequence MFAEGRIPLWLVATIAGLGVIAVVGLFFYGAYAGLGSSM is encoded by the coding sequence ATGTTCGCAGAAGGTCGTATTCCTTTGTGGTTAGTCGCCACCATCGCCGGTCTAGGCGTTATCGCCGTGGTTGGTCTTTTCTTCTACGGAGCTTACGCCGGTTTAGGTTCCTCTATGTAA
- the psbE gene encoding cytochrome b559 subunit alpha has translation MSGSTGERPFGDIVTSIRYWIIHSITIPMLFIAGWLFVSTGLAYDVFGTPRPDEYYTQERQELPIINDRFEAKNQIEQFNQ, from the coding sequence ATGTCAGGTAGTACCGGCGAACGTCCTTTTGGCGATATCGTTACCAGTATTCGTTACTGGATTATCCATAGCATCACCATCCCCATGCTCTTTATCGCAGGTTGGTTATTCGTGAGTACCGGTTTAGCTTACGATGTTTTTGGCACTCCCCGTCCCGATGAGTATTACACTCAAGAGCGTCAAGAATTACCGATCATTAATGATCGCTTTGAGGCCAAAAATCAAATCGAGCAGTTTAATCAGTAG
- a CDS encoding photosystem II reaction center protein L gives MERTPNPNRQAVELNRTSLYLGLLLVAVLGILFSSYFFN, from the coding sequence ATGGAAAGAACACCTAATCCGAATCGGCAAGCTGTCGAGTTAAATCGTACTTCTCTTTACCTAGGTTTACTCCTAGTTGCTGTCTTGGGAATTTTATTTTCCAGCTATTTCTTTAACTAA
- a CDS encoding rubredoxin, with protein MSDRPPELTLADQAPANYECRSCGYVYDPSKGDSKTNTPAGTPFEELPETWRCPVCGVRRSQFINIGAKDAPSGFQENLSYGFGVNRLTPAQKNILIFGALALGFVFFISLYGLN; from the coding sequence ATGAGCGATCGCCCACCAGAACTAACTCTAGCCGACCAGGCCCCTGCCAACTATGAATGTCGCTCCTGCGGCTATGTTTACGACCCCAGCAAGGGAGATAGTAAAACCAACACTCCCGCTGGAACCCCCTTCGAGGAATTGCCAGAAACGTGGCGCTGTCCCGTGTGTGGTGTGCGTCGTTCCCAATTTATCAACATTGGAGCTAAAGATGCTCCTTCGGGATTCCAAGAAAATCTTAGCTATGGTTTTGGAGTCAACCGTCTCACTCCCGCACAAAAAAATATTTTGATTTTCGGGGCTTTAGCGCTAGGATTTGTTTTCTTTATTAGTTTATATGGTTTAAACTAA